The Paenibacillus uliginis N3/975 genome has a window encoding:
- a CDS encoding family 10 glycosylhydrolase, giving the protein MLSKRKSRRSRTVICWTMALLMTLSTALSGWGSMIPEVSAEAVTEITTDVPADPPADNATGAPSEPPTETPTDIPADIPADSSTENPIDIPTDGITDIPTDSQDDPLALESGDPAALSPSSVIVEEFENLSYMQVSAVRATADLSLVSRPETIYYGYNAAKLSYDFTAFPKDTSAAYINFKDPDGSVGRTLTGNPKSMGLWVYGDGGNHWLRGVVLGANGGKETVDLTDSGKLSWNGWKYITFNIPTKLSSPLKLSQIYVAETKETNKNKGELYFDRLTALYGNSAAYALDITGLTPMQTGESQRAVVYATYANMIEPALVTDGVKLSSSDKNIATVTGATYDTVDALAPGDVTITAEYGDAPPVTFNLKVTDEEVVPQKLELSGPVHLETSTSGKMKAYAIYSGYEYPLPLADGVIYTSSHPDIVSVNDEGHLTALSQGSAVITVSYKGVSVEHPITVEKPVPVLKSIELRGLTAVNIGDSFDTVAMASYTWMDEPVELTEGVLYSSSKPEVASVDENGKVTGLKVGASRITATHSGKTSSLYITVNQPSGMPKAEMRAAWIATVENIDWPVKGADPAAQKQQYIDLLDQLESAGMNAIIMQIKPTADAFYPSKYGPWSAWLTGVQGKDPGYNPLEFLIEETHKRNMEFHAWFNPYRVSMNENINELVEEHPARLHPEWVEAYGGKLLFNPGIPEAQKFILDGVMEVVENYDIDAVHFDDYFYPYPSGGVDFPDEDTFVKYGGAFTNKGDWRRDNVNQFVKKVSEAIKAEKSYVKFGISPFGIWKNKSASAPDGSETNGLSSYDSIYADSKKWIDEGWIDYITPQIYWYRGYSPAAYDKLVEWWSSVTAGKNVHLYSGQAIYRVGSVDSWLDPEEMPNQIKYNRNFEQVDGSMYFSAKWFAENPLGFTDRLREDLYRYPALVPTMPWLDNKAPSAPVGLTAHNDQEGVKLNWRSKDDEAYYAIYRFLDKETIDIQNPAKMLKTLRKQEGSVQSFVDTTVIENSKYTYVVTAVDRLHNESNTSGPATVHVKKGGTPTDPNPPVTPPVTPPVTPPVTSPVTPTKPVTPPVTPTTPTTPPVEPSNPPVFKDADQVASWAKEAIEGLTTRGILKGFGDDTIKPLKPVTRAEFLAMLVRTFELTGGSVPASMKDVNQSDWYYDIIAAAMKAGLAQGVGGGKFEPNRPITREEMAIMSANALNLENKKTADKVEETLSKFKDKEKIAPYAKSAIALLTQEGIINGTGADLFTPKGIANRAQAAVIIWNLLNAQ; this is encoded by the coding sequence ATGTTAAGTAAACGAAAATCCAGGCGTAGCAGAACGGTTATATGCTGGACGATGGCGCTCCTCATGACGCTCAGCACAGCCCTATCGGGATGGGGGAGCATGATTCCAGAAGTTTCAGCCGAGGCTGTAACTGAAATAACGACAGATGTCCCAGCAGATCCACCGGCTGACAATGCGACAGGGGCCCCAAGCGAGCCTCCAACCGAGACCCCAACAGATATTCCAGCAGATATTCCGGCGGATTCATCTACGGAGAATCCAATAGATATCCCCACCGATGGTATAACAGATATCCCAACAGATAGCCAAGATGATCCCTTGGCTTTGGAGTCAGGCGATCCGGCAGCATTGAGTCCTTCGTCAGTGATCGTAGAGGAGTTTGAGAATCTTTCGTATATGCAAGTCTCAGCTGTTCGGGCAACAGCCGATCTGAGTCTGGTAAGCAGACCGGAAACGATTTATTACGGTTATAACGCGGCAAAGCTTTCATACGATTTTACGGCTTTCCCAAAAGATACTTCCGCGGCTTACATCAACTTTAAGGACCCGGATGGAAGTGTGGGCAGAACCCTTACCGGAAATCCCAAAAGCATGGGGCTATGGGTGTACGGAGATGGTGGCAATCATTGGCTACGGGGAGTGGTACTGGGGGCGAACGGCGGTAAAGAGACGGTAGATCTCACCGATTCAGGAAAACTAAGCTGGAACGGTTGGAAATACATCACGTTTAACATCCCTACCAAATTATCCTCTCCATTGAAACTTTCACAAATTTATGTGGCAGAAACGAAAGAAACCAATAAAAACAAGGGCGAACTCTACTTTGATCGTCTGACAGCTCTGTACGGCAACTCCGCAGCATATGCCCTGGATATCACAGGACTGACCCCGATGCAGACGGGCGAATCCCAGCGAGCGGTAGTCTATGCGACATATGCGAATATGATAGAACCTGCGTTGGTGACAGATGGAGTAAAACTGAGCAGCAGCGATAAAAACATTGCCACAGTGACAGGGGCTACATATGACACCGTTGATGCATTAGCACCAGGCGATGTTACGATTACGGCAGAATATGGCGATGCGCCTCCTGTAACGTTTAACTTAAAGGTAACTGACGAAGAGGTTGTCCCACAGAAATTAGAATTGTCTGGACCGGTACATTTGGAAACCAGCACTTCTGGAAAAATGAAAGCGTATGCAATTTATAGTGGTTATGAATACCCATTGCCGCTTGCTGACGGAGTAATCTACACCAGCAGTCATCCTGATATTGTCAGCGTGAATGATGAAGGGCATCTTACAGCCTTGTCCCAAGGTTCAGCGGTTATTACCGTATCCTACAAGGGGGTATCCGTTGAACATCCGATCACGGTGGAGAAGCCTGTGCCTGTTTTGAAAAGTATTGAACTTCGCGGCTTGACGGCTGTAAACATCGGGGACTCCTTTGATACCGTTGCGATGGCATCTTATACGTGGATGGATGAGCCCGTAGAATTGACGGAAGGTGTACTGTACAGCAGCAGTAAACCGGAAGTCGCATCTGTAGACGAGAACGGGAAGGTGACAGGGTTGAAGGTTGGGGCATCGAGAATAACCGCCACACACAGCGGGAAAACAAGCTCATTATACATCACTGTTAACCAACCATCGGGCATGCCGAAGGCAGAGATGAGAGCGGCGTGGATAGCGACGGTGGAGAACATCGATTGGCCTGTAAAAGGTGCTGATCCCGCAGCTCAAAAGCAGCAGTATATTGATCTGCTCGATCAGCTGGAATCTGCAGGTATGAACGCAATAATTATGCAGATCAAGCCGACAGCTGATGCCTTCTATCCGTCAAAGTACGGCCCATGGTCGGCATGGCTCACAGGCGTGCAGGGTAAGGATCCGGGCTATAATCCGTTGGAATTTTTAATTGAGGAAACCCATAAACGGAACATGGAATTCCATGCGTGGTTCAATCCTTATCGTGTAAGTATGAATGAAAATATAAACGAATTGGTCGAGGAACATCCGGCAAGACTGCACCCGGAATGGGTTGAAGCCTATGGCGGGAAGCTCCTCTTTAACCCAGGTATCCCGGAGGCACAGAAGTTTATCCTGGACGGGGTCATGGAAGTCGTGGAGAACTACGATATTGATGCGGTTCATTTCGATGACTACTTCTATCCGTACCCTTCAGGGGGAGTGGATTTCCCTGATGAAGATACATTTGTTAAATATGGAGGAGCATTCACGAACAAGGGAGATTGGCGCAGAGATAATGTGAACCAGTTCGTGAAGAAAGTAAGCGAGGCGATTAAAGCCGAGAAAAGTTATGTGAAATTTGGTATCAGTCCATTTGGCATTTGGAAGAACAAGAGTGCTAGTGCCCCGGATGGATCCGAGACGAATGGGCTCAGTAGCTATGATTCCATCTATGCAGACTCCAAAAAGTGGATCGATGAGGGATGGATCGATTATATTACTCCCCAAATCTATTGGTACAGAGGATACTCCCCGGCAGCCTACGATAAATTGGTTGAGTGGTGGAGCAGCGTAACCGCAGGCAAGAACGTCCATTTGTACAGCGGTCAGGCCATTTACCGGGTTGGTTCGGTAGACAGCTGGCTTGATCCGGAGGAAATGCCAAACCAGATCAAGTACAACCGAAACTTTGAACAGGTTGATGGAAGTATGTACTTTAGCGCGAAATGGTTTGCGGAGAACCCTCTTGGATTCACAGACCGCCTCCGCGAGGATTTGTACCGTTACCCAGCCTTGGTTCCGACCATGCCATGGTTAGATAACAAAGCCCCGTCAGCACCAGTAGGCCTAACAGCGCATAATGACCAGGAAGGCGTAAAGCTGAATTGGAGATCCAAGGACGATGAAGCTTATTATGCGATTTACCGTTTCTTGGACAAAGAAACCATTGATATTCAGAATCCGGCAAAAATGTTGAAGACATTACGCAAGCAGGAAGGCTCTGTCCAATCATTCGTTGATACAACGGTAATCGAAAATAGTAAGTATACCTATGTTGTTACCGCTGTTGATCGGCTTCACAATGAGAGTAATACGAGTGGACCTGCTACGGTTCATGTCAAAAAAGGCGGTACTCCTACGGATCCTAATCCGCCGGTCACACCACCAGTTACACCACCAGTTACACCGCCCGTAACGTCGCCTGTAACGCCTACTAAACCGGTGACGCCACCTGTAACACCTACAACGCCGACCACACCGCCAGTTGAACCAAGCAATCCGCCGGTGTTTAAGGATGCAGACCAAGTTGCTTCTTGGGCGAAGGAAGCGATTGAGGGATTAACGACAAGAGGCATTTTGAAGGGCTTTGGTGATGATACCATAAAGCCGCTCAAGCCGGTCACACGTGCCGAGTTTTTGGCTATGCTGGTTCGTACTTTTGAGCTGACGGGAGGAAGCGTGCCTGCGTCCATGAAGGATGTTAATCAATCCGACTGGTACTACGACATCATAGCGGCTGCAATGAAGGCTGGTCTTGCCCAGGGAGTAGGCGGCGGGAAGTTTGAACCGAATCGTCCGATTACCCGTGAAGAGATGGCCATCATGAGTGCCAACGCCTTGAACCTGGAGAACAAAAAGACAGCTGACAAGGTAGAGGAGACTCTCTCGAAATTCAAAGACAAGGAGAAAATTGCTCCATACGCGAAGTCTGCCATAGCCCTGCTTACCCAGGAGGGAATTATAAACGGAACGGGTGCTGACCTTTTTACGCCAAAGGGTATCGCGAACCGTGCACAGGCAGCCGTGATTATCTGGAACTTGCTCAATGCCCAATAA
- a CDS encoding PH domain-containing protein has product MNDRLASMHRCHPDSIKAERIAGFLFNAVLIAISIAYIIIASLKDWTLIPGWIAIGLFIFTLVWYTWVTPVLSYRTFGFKVSEEELELRSGWIWLTDTIVPMTRVQHVELERGPLLRKYGLAEVKVVTAAKTHVIMALESDEAEKLKQQIGELAKVVEHDE; this is encoded by the coding sequence ATGAATGATCGGCTTGCTTCCATGCATCGCTGCCATCCCGATTCAATCAAGGCTGAACGTATTGCCGGATTTTTGTTTAATGCTGTATTGATCGCGATATCTATTGCGTACATCATTATTGCGTCGTTAAAAGATTGGACGCTCATCCCCGGATGGATCGCGATTGGGCTGTTTATATTCACACTCGTATGGTACACATGGGTCACTCCAGTACTGTCCTACCGGACATTCGGTTTCAAAGTATCCGAGGAAGAACTTGAGCTCCGCTCCGGTTGGATATGGCTCACAGACACCATCGTACCTATGACACGCGTCCAACATGTCGAGCTGGAGAGAGGCCCGCTGCTGCGAAAATACGGATTGGCTGAAGTGAAGGTCGTAACAGCCGCTAAGACGCACGTCATCATGGCACTCGAATCGGACGAAGCGGAAAAACTGAAACAACAGATCGGAGAGCTTGCGAAAGTGGTGGAACACGATGAATGA
- a CDS encoding chromate transporter, with the protein MEWIELFISFFVANVLGYGGGPASIPLMYEEIVTHRGWLSDLEFSNMLALANALPGPIATKIAAFVGYGVSGWVGMASALTATVVPSAIALILLLKLLQKFRSSSVVKGMTLLVQPVIAIMMLTLTWQMGKSSIVSVGAIQTLGIAAVAFWAMNIRKIHPALVILAAFAYGGLVLSHMV; encoded by the coding sequence ATGGAATGGATTGAACTATTCATTAGTTTTTTTGTTGCCAATGTCCTTGGTTACGGAGGCGGCCCCGCTTCCATCCCGCTTATGTATGAGGAGATTGTTACCCACCGAGGTTGGCTAAGCGATCTGGAATTCTCCAACATGCTCGCCTTAGCGAATGCCCTGCCGGGACCGATCGCCACCAAAATCGCCGCTTTTGTCGGATATGGTGTATCCGGCTGGGTCGGCATGGCTTCCGCTCTAACAGCAACCGTAGTACCGTCAGCAATAGCTCTCATACTGCTTCTGAAGCTGCTCCAGAAGTTCCGGTCATCATCGGTCGTTAAAGGGATGACCCTGCTCGTGCAGCCTGTCATTGCCATCATGATGCTCACGCTGACCTGGCAGATGGGCAAAAGCTCCATCGTCTCCGTTGGCGCTATACAGACTCTAGGCATCGCTGCCGTGGCCTTCTGGGCCATGAATATCCGAAAAATCCATCCCGCTCTGGTCATTCTTGCAGCTTTTGCTTACGGTGGACTTGTATTGTCCCATATGGTGTGA
- a CDS encoding TIGR01777 family oxidoreductase: protein MKIAICGGTGFIGQGLCTRWVKEGHQIMIVTRSQPEKQVRDDQVAYVTWDDMKQNPQLFEDMDAVINLAGSSLSQRWSTKGKERILSSRQKTVAAVANLMRKLDRKPPVVIQASAMAIYGTSEDQTFDENSPSRVMDFPSSVVAEWEDAADDIQVDRLVKLRISVVLGNEGGAFPKMILPYKLGFGGKIGSGHQWMSWIHIMDIVNLIDFCIHHPDIKGPVNAASPHPVTNNEFGRTVAKVYHRPHWFPVPAFLLQSMLGELSLILLKGQRMVPVKAEERGFRFRYPQLAEALSDLKNNNN, encoded by the coding sequence ATGAAAATTGCCATTTGCGGAGGTACGGGGTTTATCGGTCAAGGGTTATGTACGCGCTGGGTAAAAGAAGGTCATCAGATCATGATCGTCACACGGTCACAGCCGGAGAAGCAGGTACGAGATGATCAGGTCGCGTATGTGACTTGGGATGATATGAAGCAGAATCCGCAGCTATTTGAAGACATGGATGCAGTAATCAACCTGGCAGGCTCTTCGCTCAGCCAGCGTTGGAGCACGAAAGGGAAAGAGCGAATTCTTTCCTCTCGCCAGAAGACCGTAGCGGCCGTCGCCAACCTGATGCGTAAACTGGACCGTAAACCTCCTGTTGTTATACAAGCATCCGCCATGGCCATATATGGAACATCAGAGGATCAAACCTTTGACGAGAACAGCCCGTCACGCGTGATGGACTTTCCTTCGAGTGTAGTTGCTGAATGGGAAGATGCAGCAGATGATATCCAAGTGGACAGACTTGTTAAACTGCGCATTAGTGTCGTGCTGGGAAATGAGGGTGGCGCTTTTCCAAAAATGATTCTCCCTTACAAGCTTGGCTTCGGCGGTAAAATCGGTAGCGGCCATCAATGGATGTCCTGGATTCATATCATGGATATCGTGAACCTGATTGATTTCTGCATTCATCATCCGGATATAAAAGGGCCTGTTAACGCCGCATCACCACATCCCGTTACTAATAATGAGTTTGGACGAACCGTCGCCAAGGTCTATCACCGTCCACACTGGTTCCCTGTTCCAGCCTTCCTGCTCCAAAGCATGCTTGGTGAATTGTCTCTGATCCTGTTAAAAGGTCAACGCATGGTCCCTGTTAAAGCTGAAGAGCGTGGCTTCCGATTCCGATATCCACAGCTGGCCGAGGCGCTGTCAGATCTAAAGAACAACAATAATTGA
- a CDS encoding chromate transporter: protein MSKTGNTYLQLTIAMFRTGILGYGGGPSVIPLIRHEAVTRYKWLSNDEFGEVLALANALPGPIATKMAAYLGYQQKKSMGAIVAILAHILPTCIAMIALLSAVQYLSSSKIIAGMIAGVTPVIAVMLGTMAYEFGEKAVKGLGIYAGIGFFAVSFLLLETIQIHPAIVIVLFLVYGAVHFKVVAKMKKERREKEGAE, encoded by the coding sequence TTGAGTAAAACCGGCAATACATACTTGCAGCTCACCATCGCCATGTTCCGCACAGGCATTCTCGGTTATGGAGGAGGTCCTTCGGTCATCCCGCTGATCCGTCATGAGGCCGTTACACGTTATAAATGGCTAAGCAACGACGAATTCGGAGAGGTGCTTGCACTGGCCAATGCCCTGCCCGGGCCGATCGCAACCAAGATGGCTGCCTATTTGGGTTATCAGCAAAAAAAGAGTATGGGAGCCATTGTAGCCATTTTAGCCCATATCCTTCCAACCTGTATCGCTATGATCGCCCTGCTGTCGGCGGTACAATATTTGAGCAGCTCCAAAATCATAGCCGGCATGATCGCTGGCGTCACTCCCGTTATCGCTGTTATGCTCGGCACAATGGCTTATGAATTCGGTGAAAAAGCTGTAAAGGGACTCGGTATATACGCAGGCATCGGTTTCTTCGCAGTTTCGTTCCTTCTGCTGGAGACCATCCAAATTCATCCCGCAATCGTCATTGTCTTGTTCCTTGTGTATGGTGCGGTGCATTTTAAAGTTGTAGCCAAGATGAAGAAGGAAAGACGGGAAAAGGAGGGGGCTGAATAA
- a CDS encoding GyrI-like domain-containing protein, with protein sequence MKIERISKSAVQLIGVAARTSNQAEAGPEGKISGLWGSFFQTGIMQQPAIKPDKIYGLYTDYASDVNGEYTVVLGCETAEGDASSSGDNFTKVDIPASDYLVFTTKQGPIGSVVIEAWQEIWTYFQNSIETRTYTGDFELYDAVQFDPSNAVAKIYIAVS encoded by the coding sequence ATGAAAATAGAACGTATAAGTAAGTCTGCAGTACAGTTGATCGGGGTGGCCGCAAGAACGTCTAACCAGGCGGAAGCGGGACCTGAAGGGAAAATTTCAGGTCTTTGGGGAAGCTTTTTTCAAACTGGGATCATGCAGCAGCCTGCAATAAAGCCGGATAAGATTTATGGGTTATATACAGATTACGCCAGTGATGTGAACGGAGAATATACGGTCGTTCTGGGCTGTGAAACCGCTGAAGGAGATGCATCTAGTTCTGGGGATAACTTCACGAAAGTTGATATTCCGGCATCAGACTATTTGGTATTTACAACCAAACAGGGACCTATAGGGTCTGTGGTGATAGAAGCATGGCAGGAAATATGGACGTATTTTCAAAATAGTATCGAAACCAGAACATACACTGGGGACTTCGAGCTGTATGATGCGGTACAATTTGATCCTTCAAATGCGGTCGCGAAGATTTATATCGCTGTGTCCTAG
- a CDS encoding PH domain-containing protein: MRKWWNTMNEPVEKRLHKLYILFPLAGSIKSFIPLIILFGIKMINGGSLKSTLGYWIAAGITAVVLLLIIYGWLQWRRLVYVLEDNKIVIRRGVFFREELSIYTGRIHSMNMEQPLLQRILGLTQVKIDTPGKTDDGGKLPAISGAEAERLQRWLRERTAAGSAQDRTEESHAEGNANVLPDPATWQNNDVIGTAANDGASDSNSTAALITGNEENPESTRREYEISRDASPTNTAGKAEEVNTAGSSNSAMIPESSGVPEERTVLLQLSAGRLLLAALTSLNLSLALAFAAGVFSLADDVLPKNLYTKLYQEAGHFLPGGWVALIALALVLAWLLSAVLYTIKYAGFTVERVGKQIAVTCGLLERKQMFFSPQRVQAVSVKEGLLRQPFGYAEVKLHVLTSESDKNLMLHPLIPMKDIAALLERIVPQYTADTVDTIPPRRALWLYLRLEVLLTTAVCTGLIWYFKTPGLWSLLLFPVSILWAILTHKDAGIALRGKQLTIRSRLITRTTQYIRRPQVISLKVSGTRRQRRNNLRSFEVSLISSQYDGKTYSLEQSAVEAVWEWFRQPKGSSSAVKKDQSEGTPIS; this comes from the coding sequence TTGCGAAAGTGGTGGAACACGATGAATGAACCGGTGGAAAAACGCCTTCACAAGCTGTACATCCTGTTCCCGCTTGCCGGCAGTATCAAGTCTTTCATCCCTCTTATTATTTTGTTTGGCATCAAAATGATAAATGGTGGGTCACTTAAGTCCACACTGGGGTACTGGATTGCAGCCGGTATCACGGCAGTTGTTCTGCTACTGATCATTTATGGTTGGCTACAATGGAGACGTTTGGTATATGTGCTGGAGGATAACAAAATCGTCATTCGGCGCGGCGTATTCTTCCGGGAGGAGCTTTCTATTTACACCGGACGTATACACTCCATGAACATGGAGCAGCCGCTGCTGCAGCGAATTCTCGGATTGACACAGGTGAAAATAGATACACCGGGTAAGACCGATGATGGCGGCAAGCTTCCTGCTATCTCCGGCGCAGAAGCAGAACGTCTTCAACGTTGGCTTAGAGAGCGTACGGCGGCCGGATCAGCTCAGGACCGAACCGAAGAGAGTCACGCGGAAGGGAATGCAAACGTTTTGCCGGATCCAGCCACATGGCAGAATAACGATGTGATTGGAACCGCAGCGAATGACGGTGCTAGTGACAGCAATTCCACGGCTGCCCTGATTACAGGAAACGAAGAGAACCCCGAGAGCACACGAAGAGAGTATGAGATCAGCAGAGACGCAAGCCCTACTAACACTGCCGGGAAAGCCGAAGAAGTCAATACAGCTGGGTCTTCTAACTCTGCAATGATTCCGGAGTCTTCGGGTGTTCCAGAGGAACGCACCGTACTTCTGCAGCTATCAGCAGGCCGTCTGTTGCTTGCAGCACTCACGTCGCTCAATTTATCGCTTGCCTTGGCCTTTGCTGCAGGTGTATTCTCCTTGGCAGACGACGTCCTTCCCAAAAATCTGTATACCAAACTATATCAGGAAGCAGGACATTTTCTTCCCGGTGGTTGGGTGGCTCTCATTGCCCTCGCCCTCGTCCTGGCCTGGCTCTTGTCCGCCGTGCTATATACGATCAAGTATGCTGGATTTACGGTGGAGCGTGTAGGAAAACAGATCGCGGTTACATGCGGCCTGCTGGAACGCAAGCAGATGTTCTTCTCTCCTCAGCGGGTACAAGCTGTATCCGTGAAGGAAGGATTGCTGCGGCAGCCTTTCGGTTATGCCGAAGTGAAGCTCCACGTTCTCACTTCGGAATCAGATAAAAACCTTATGCTTCATCCACTGATTCCGATGAAAGATATTGCGGCACTGCTGGAACGAATTGTTCCGCAGTACACTGCGGATACCGTGGATACCATCCCTCCTCGGAGAGCGCTGTGGTTGTACCTGCGTTTGGAAGTTCTTCTTACAACGGCTGTGTGCACAGGACTCATCTGGTATTTCAAGACACCGGGATTATGGTCACTCCTGTTGTTTCCGGTCTCAATCCTGTGGGCGATTCTAACACACAAGGACGCAGGCATCGCTCTTCGAGGCAAGCAGCTGACGATACGGTCTCGATTGATCACTCGTACCACACAATATATCCGCCGTCCGCAGGTCATCAGCCTGAAGGTATCAGGTACCCGCAGACAGCGCCGGAATAACCTTCGATCGTTCGAGGTAAGCCTCATCTCCAGCCAGTATGATGGCAAAACATACAGCTTGGAGCAATCTGCTGTTGAAGCGGTATGGGAATGGTTCCGACAGCCGAAAGGAAGCTCATCTGCCGTCAAAAAGGATCAAAGTGAAGGGACTCCGATAAGCTAA
- a CDS encoding helix-turn-helix transcriptional regulator — translation MKIDRLLAITVLLLNRGRVSAKELSERFEVSSKTIYRDMDTLNQAGIPIVAHQGISGGFEIMEQFMIDRHWLSIEEMSSLVTAVKGINCALDDKETDALLQKVKSLLQKAQRGYAQDKREDRLIMDMNPWGQRNGIKETMQLLKQAVDERRRTAIEYISSGGRSQNRIIEPVSLILKSSIWYVHAYCTLRKDFRVFRLSRIQHAALTEERFEPLEAPVIEQFQWDTSWSDTPEESLVLTFRSEARQRIADVFHPDEVTMLPGGAFRVEVVRKPDDWFYGMILSFGDQVKVESPDFVAEEVVRRAQQIIGRYLN, via the coding sequence ATGAAAATAGACCGCTTGCTGGCGATTACAGTACTGCTGCTCAATCGTGGCCGGGTCAGCGCCAAGGAACTATCTGAACGGTTTGAGGTTTCCAGCAAAACCATTTACCGGGACATGGACACATTAAATCAAGCGGGAATTCCTATTGTTGCTCATCAGGGGATCTCGGGCGGCTTTGAGATTATGGAACAGTTCATGATCGACAGGCACTGGTTATCGATTGAAGAGATGAGCTCGCTCGTTACGGCTGTTAAAGGCATTAACTGTGCTCTGGACGATAAAGAGACGGATGCATTGCTGCAAAAAGTGAAAAGTCTCCTGCAGAAAGCACAGCGGGGATACGCACAAGATAAACGCGAAGACAGACTGATCATGGATATGAACCCATGGGGCCAGCGGAACGGAATAAAAGAGACGATGCAGTTGCTTAAACAGGCTGTTGATGAGAGACGCAGAACTGCTATTGAATATATCTCTTCGGGTGGAAGAAGTCAGAACAGAATCATAGAGCCGGTCTCTTTGATTTTGAAAAGCTCGATCTGGTATGTACACGCCTATTGCACGTTACGGAAGGATTTCAGAGTCTTTCGATTATCCCGTATTCAGCATGCGGCTTTGACGGAGGAAAGGTTTGAGCCTCTTGAGGCTCCGGTAATAGAGCAATTTCAGTGGGATACGTCCTGGTCGGATACCCCCGAGGAATCCTTGGTCCTGACGTTTAGGAGTGAAGCAAGGCAGCGGATAGCCGATGTATTCCATCCGGATGAGGTGACCATGCTGCCAGGTGGAGCCTTTCGGGTCGAGGTTGTTCGGAAGCCGGACGACTGGTTTTACGGCATGATTTTAAGCTTTGGAGACCAGGTGAAGGTGGAAAGTCCGGACTTTGTAGCTGAGGAAGTTGTGCGGCGGGCACAACAAATTATCGGACGTTATTTGAACTAA